The proteins below are encoded in one region of Candidatus Amarolinea dominans:
- a CDS encoding SH3 domain-containing protein: MPDQASFCNVCGTSQAAVVLCPQCGASLKPGQKYCIQCGAEASATRATTGNGDQKAVPPAPARGRSNRLPMLIGLVALLLIVAGAAGTLLLLKQRDESQRAVAQAAVVEQWQAAQSALTAGDPEKALGLIADIRLRDANFEPTAVKSLRITACTNLAQAAEGAADVSAAQGWWDCVLEEDTASSAGRRGSQAAQDYLVGQAAWNAQNYAGAIAAWQPIYAAQPDYADLKTKLYDAHIAHGGALCAQQNLQDGQAQFVAARIIDLNRPEADAHLASCQPTPMPTPTPTPFPGPHLAVVANTTVLRVRAGPGPGYLVLGRLEANTTVTITGRTEDAAWVAIQVDAARRGWVSTEFLTSSYPFTAVPVQATPPLLKSVQVAQALQDFSPEQGYRSWYYLISESAGSLKFKQMPWDGGSWWRWCCDARYDPRMRISDNGMYPSRAHDVAREWVSPYEGSLRISGRAYKDGRGGNGVNLRIVHKETTVWQVDLNGSDTTGTRFDVSINAQPGDVIYFIANARNDDRDDNTVFEPLIELQHTDGADQSPPVGWADKPTLPTPTPTSRPAAALCFEPRVRHYEEHKGCCAEVAGLVYNLQGKQFGPRGALVRIEGPPATNRYVREFGVDAGGGYSITALTVDTYTIWLKGTNIRSPKFEGEISRLGEDSHPGGFLPGDMSLTDTGCQVITAVQSVNVAQS, translated from the coding sequence TTGCCTGATCAGGCAAGCTTCTGCAACGTGTGTGGAACGTCGCAGGCAGCAGTGGTCCTCTGCCCACAGTGCGGCGCCAGTCTGAAGCCGGGGCAGAAGTACTGTATCCAGTGTGGCGCGGAGGCGAGCGCCACGCGCGCCACGACCGGTAATGGCGACCAGAAGGCGGTACCCCCGGCGCCGGCGCGGGGCCGATCGAATCGCTTGCCCATGCTGATCGGCCTGGTTGCCCTCTTGCTCATCGTTGCCGGCGCGGCGGGAACGCTTCTCCTGCTGAAACAACGGGACGAGAGCCAACGCGCGGTCGCGCAGGCGGCCGTGGTCGAGCAGTGGCAGGCGGCGCAGTCCGCCTTGACGGCCGGGGACCCTGAAAAGGCGTTGGGGCTGATCGCCGACATTCGCCTGCGTGATGCCAACTTCGAACCGACGGCGGTCAAGAGTCTGCGCATCACCGCGTGTACGAACCTGGCGCAGGCCGCAGAAGGCGCCGCGGATGTTTCCGCGGCACAGGGATGGTGGGATTGCGTCCTGGAAGAGGATACGGCATCCTCCGCCGGGCGCCGGGGAAGTCAGGCTGCCCAAGATTATCTGGTCGGCCAGGCAGCCTGGAATGCTCAGAACTACGCCGGCGCCATCGCGGCCTGGCAGCCGATCTATGCAGCCCAACCTGATTACGCCGATCTCAAAACGAAGCTGTACGATGCGCATATCGCTCATGGCGGTGCCCTGTGCGCGCAGCAGAATCTGCAGGACGGTCAGGCGCAGTTTGTTGCTGCGCGCATCATTGACCTGAATCGTCCGGAGGCCGACGCCCATCTTGCCTCGTGCCAACCGACGCCGATGCCGACGCCCACGCCTACGCCGTTCCCTGGTCCTCATCTGGCCGTAGTTGCCAACACGACAGTCCTGCGCGTGCGGGCTGGACCCGGACCCGGTTACCTTGTTCTCGGCCGCCTTGAGGCCAACACCACGGTGACGATTACCGGTCGCACCGAAGACGCCGCATGGGTCGCGATCCAGGTTGATGCGGCGCGCCGCGGTTGGGTCAGCACCGAATTCCTGACCTCATCTTATCCATTCACGGCCGTGCCCGTGCAGGCGACGCCGCCTCTTTTGAAGAGCGTGCAGGTGGCGCAAGCGCTGCAAGATTTCTCGCCGGAGCAGGGCTATCGCTCCTGGTACTATCTGATCTCGGAATCTGCGGGCAGCCTGAAGTTCAAACAAATGCCGTGGGATGGGGGTTCCTGGTGGCGGTGGTGCTGTGACGCGCGCTACGATCCACGGATGCGCATCTCCGACAATGGTATGTATCCGAGCCGGGCGCACGATGTGGCGCGTGAGTGGGTTTCACCGTATGAGGGATCGCTGCGCATTTCCGGGCGCGCGTACAAGGATGGCCGCGGCGGCAACGGGGTCAATCTGCGCATCGTGCATAAGGAAACAACGGTTTGGCAGGTTGATCTGAACGGCTCCGATACGACCGGTACCCGCTTCGATGTCAGCATCAACGCGCAGCCCGGCGATGTCATCTATTTCATTGCCAATGCGCGCAACGATGACCGGGATGACAACACCGTCTTTGAGCCGCTCATCGAACTACAGCATACGGACGGGGCCGATCAGTCGCCGCCGGTCGGGTGGGCTGACAAACCGACGCTGCCCACTCCCACACCAACGTCGCGCCCCGCCGCCGCCTTGTGTTTCGAGCCGCGGGTGCGTCACTACGAAGAGCACAAGGGCTGCTGCGCCGAGGTTGCCGGCCTGGTCTATAACCTGCAAGGGAAGCAGTTTGGCCCCCGCGGCGCGCTTGTCCGCATCGAAGGCCCGCCGGCGACGAATCGTTACGTGCGGGAATTTGGCGTAGATGCTGGCGGCGGCTACAGCATCACCGCGCTCACGGTGGACACCTACACCATTTGGCTGAAAGGGACCAACATTCGCAGTCCCAAATTCGAGGGTGAAATATCCCGATTGGGCGAAGATTCGCATCCTGGTGGATTTTTACCAGGTGACATGTCGTTGACAGACACTGGATGTCAAGTCATAACAGCCGTGCAATCCGTGAATGTTGCGCAAAGTTGA
- a CDS encoding proprotein convertase P-domain-containing protein, producing MHRYLKLLGTFSVLLLAVVLLFSTRLARVATSTTLRPQEGGVTLYVSEEVKPGLSRPVSELPTVEPAPLKLDREINPRQNKSTFLQGPVDLPNGGPDPLLDRSNNNGANTPGLILSFDGISYATGGSGSPPDTNGDVGPNHYVQMVNSTFSIFNKSGALLAGPTAINQLWGGAGTRCGTRNDGDPVVVYDQMADRWLLSQFVSASPYYICVAISQTANPQGAYYTYDFSVTELPDYFKFGAWPDAYYMSSNESTYGAYAFNRTRMLQGLSATYVKFTGQTNFLMPADVDGPTAPPANAAGTFYTFKDNSYSGHGGGVDRLEVFQLVPDFTTPANSTFTLVSTIPVSSYTYTVCGFFVMNCIPQQGTTAKLDPLSEWPMFRLAYRNFGSYEALAGNFTVDVGSDRAGIRWFELRRSGGAWSLYQEGTQAPGAEHRWVGSIAMDRNGNIALGYSVSSSSMYPAIRYATRLGTDTLGTLQTEATLLAGTGSQTATHNRWGDYADMTVDPTDDCTFWFTTEYFSTSGSSWKTRIGSFKMAECTSGPTPTPGPTSTATPTATVTPTPLPTTCTTFASSDVPKTISASGTPTVSSVLAVSGSGAISDINVLGLNGTHTWINDLDFNLQSPLGTLVQIMARSCSSEDNFNLNLDDEAAAGSWPCPPIGGGTYRPSNALSAFDGQNANGAWTLIIHDNANLDGGSLSGWSLQICVPMSQTPTATPTSAPPTATPTPAPATATPTAAPPTATWTPTTAPPTATPTTPPGSTGFLSPASNAAETGGDNNGFEVSPTNAYADDGLFAVDNNSGAGTATSCGNAKKDRQRFYTYGVSLPGGATVKGIEVRLDAKVDSTSGSPKFCVQLSWDGGVSWSTAKSTATLTTAEASYVLGGATDTWGHTWTTTQLNDTNLRVRIISVAASTVRDFSLDWAALRVSY from the coding sequence ATGCATCGCTATCTCAAGTTGCTCGGTACGTTCAGTGTCTTGCTGCTCGCCGTGGTACTGCTGTTTTCTACCCGGCTGGCTCGCGTCGCCACATCCACCACGCTCCGTCCGCAAGAAGGCGGAGTCACTCTCTACGTCAGCGAAGAGGTCAAGCCGGGTCTCAGCCGCCCTGTCAGCGAGCTGCCAACCGTGGAGCCAGCGCCGTTGAAGCTCGATCGTGAGATCAACCCACGCCAGAACAAGTCCACCTTCCTGCAAGGGCCGGTTGATCTGCCCAACGGCGGGCCAGACCCCTTGCTCGATCGCTCCAACAACAACGGCGCAAACACCCCCGGCCTAATCCTCAGCTTCGACGGCATCAGCTATGCCACGGGTGGCTCCGGCTCCCCGCCAGACACCAACGGCGATGTCGGCCCCAACCACTACGTGCAGATGGTCAACAGCACGTTTTCCATCTTCAACAAGAGCGGCGCCCTGCTGGCCGGCCCAACCGCCATCAACCAACTGTGGGGCGGCGCGGGCACCCGCTGCGGCACCCGCAATGACGGCGACCCGGTTGTGGTTTACGATCAGATGGCCGACCGCTGGCTGCTGAGTCAGTTCGTCTCGGCCAGCCCCTACTACATCTGCGTCGCCATCTCGCAAACGGCCAATCCCCAGGGCGCCTACTACACCTACGACTTCTCGGTGACCGAGCTACCTGACTACTTCAAGTTCGGCGCCTGGCCTGACGCCTACTACATGTCATCGAACGAGTCCACCTACGGCGCGTATGCGTTCAACCGCACGCGCATGTTGCAAGGTCTGTCCGCCACTTATGTCAAGTTTACCGGCCAGACCAATTTCCTGATGCCAGCCGATGTGGATGGCCCCACGGCGCCGCCCGCGAACGCGGCTGGCACCTTCTACACCTTCAAGGATAACAGTTACAGCGGGCATGGTGGCGGCGTGGACCGGCTGGAAGTGTTCCAGTTGGTGCCCGATTTCACCACGCCGGCCAATTCCACCTTCACCCTGGTGTCCACCATCCCCGTCTCCAGCTACACCTATACCGTCTGCGGCTTCTTCGTCATGAACTGCATCCCGCAGCAGGGCACCACCGCCAAGCTCGACCCGCTGTCCGAATGGCCCATGTTCCGCCTGGCCTACCGCAACTTCGGCAGCTATGAAGCGTTGGCAGGCAACTTCACCGTGGATGTCGGTTCGGATCGCGCCGGCATCCGCTGGTTCGAACTGCGCCGCTCTGGCGGCGCCTGGTCACTGTACCAGGAAGGCACGCAGGCGCCCGGCGCCGAACATCGCTGGGTCGGCAGCATCGCCATGGATCGCAACGGCAACATCGCCCTGGGCTACAGCGTTTCCAGCAGCAGCATGTACCCGGCCATCCGCTACGCCACGCGCCTGGGCACCGACACGTTGGGCACCCTGCAAACGGAAGCCACCCTGCTGGCCGGCACCGGTTCGCAGACCGCCACGCACAACCGCTGGGGCGACTACGCCGATATGACGGTTGACCCCACCGACGACTGCACCTTCTGGTTCACCACCGAATACTTCTCGACCTCCGGCTCATCATGGAAGACCCGCATCGGCAGCTTCAAGATGGCCGAGTGTACATCCGGGCCGACGCCCACCCCCGGGCCAACCTCGACAGCCACGCCGACCGCGACGGTGACGCCGACCCCGCTGCCCACCACCTGCACCACGTTTGCCAGCAGCGACGTGCCCAAGACGATCTCCGCCAGCGGCACGCCCACGGTCAGCTCAGTGCTGGCCGTCAGCGGCAGCGGCGCCATCAGTGACATCAACGTGCTGGGCCTCAACGGCACGCACACCTGGATCAACGACCTGGACTTCAACCTGCAAAGCCCACTCGGCACCCTGGTGCAGATCATGGCGCGCTCGTGCAGTTCTGAGGACAACTTCAACCTCAACCTGGATGACGAAGCCGCCGCCGGCAGTTGGCCCTGTCCGCCGATCGGTGGTGGCACCTATCGTCCGAGCAACGCCCTCTCCGCGTTCGACGGGCAAAACGCCAACGGCGCCTGGACCCTCATCATTCACGACAACGCCAACCTGGACGGCGGCAGCCTGAGCGGCTGGAGCCTGCAGATCTGCGTGCCCATGAGCCAGACGCCCACCGCCACGCCCACATCGGCGCCGCCCACTGCCACACCAACGCCCGCGCCGGCCACGGCCACGCCAACGGCAGCGCCGCCGACTGCCACCTGGACACCAACGACAGCACCGCCGACCGCCACCCCCACCACGCCTCCGGGCAGCACCGGCTTCCTCAGCCCGGCCTCCAACGCGGCTGAGACCGGCGGTGACAACAACGGCTTCGAGGTCAGCCCCACCAACGCGTATGCCGATGACGGTCTCTTTGCCGTAGATAACAACAGCGGCGCCGGCACGGCGACCTCCTGCGGCAACGCCAAGAAGGACCGCCAGCGCTTCTACACCTACGGCGTCAGTCTCCCCGGCGGCGCGACGGTCAAGGGCATCGAAGTACGGCTGGATGCCAAGGTGGACAGCACCTCCGGCTCGCCCAAGTTCTGCGTACAACTGTCATGGGACGGCGGCGTCAGTTGGAGCACGGCCAAGTCAACCGCCACGCTGACCACGGCTGAGGCCAGCTACGTGCTCGGCGGCGCCACCGACACCTGGGGGCACACCTGGACCACGACGCAACTGAACGATACCAACCTGCGCGTGCGCATCATCTCGGTCGCCGCCTCCACCGTGCGCGACTTCTCGCTCGATTGGGCTGCCCTGCGGGTCTCGTACTGA
- a CDS encoding sulfite exporter TauE/SafE family protein, whose translation MMTDLVVVFVTGLTTGGLSCLAVQGGLLASSIARQVEEDVQATLVAKPAALPKGKKRRQALAQATPIAPARPKHVARPIALFLRAKLVAYTLLGALLGWLGSVLQLTPTVRGILQIAIGIYMVGNALRMFEVHPIFRYFVFEPPRSLTRFIRRTAKNSSSEVITPLFLGLLTVLIPCGVTQAMMALAVGSGNPLAGAAIMAAFTLGTSPTFFTLAYLATRLGGALEARVLKVAAIAVLVLGLISVNTGLNLLGSPLSLNNVARALLPAAAVPATTGSVTDLSAIECDPKLTSCAANGGASTESGQADTENTITVRALNDGYFPASTRAKAGQPVRLDLVTDKTYSCAQAFVIPALRIERLLPPSGVTSIDLPPQKAGSVLRFTCSMGMYGGQIRFE comes from the coding sequence ATGATGACTGATCTTGTGGTTGTTTTCGTGACCGGGTTGACCACCGGCGGCCTGAGCTGTCTGGCGGTGCAAGGCGGCCTGCTCGCCAGTTCGATTGCGCGCCAGGTGGAGGAGGATGTGCAGGCTACGCTGGTCGCCAAACCAGCGGCGCTGCCCAAAGGCAAGAAACGGCGCCAGGCGCTGGCTCAAGCGACGCCAATCGCGCCGGCGCGACCCAAGCACGTGGCGCGACCGATTGCCCTCTTCCTGCGCGCCAAACTGGTGGCTTACACGCTGCTCGGTGCGCTCCTGGGCTGGCTGGGATCGGTTCTGCAATTGACGCCCACCGTGCGCGGCATTCTGCAGATCGCGATTGGCATTTACATGGTGGGCAACGCCCTGCGCATGTTCGAGGTGCATCCGATTTTCCGCTACTTCGTCTTCGAGCCGCCGCGCAGCCTGACCCGTTTCATCCGCCGCACCGCCAAGAACAGCAGCAGCGAGGTGATCACCCCGCTCTTTCTGGGGCTGCTCACGGTGCTGATTCCCTGCGGTGTGACCCAGGCGATGATGGCGCTGGCGGTTGGCAGCGGCAATCCGTTGGCCGGCGCGGCGATCATGGCCGCGTTCACCCTGGGCACCAGCCCAACCTTCTTCACGTTGGCCTACCTGGCAACGCGCCTGGGCGGCGCGCTGGAGGCGCGTGTTCTCAAGGTCGCGGCCATCGCCGTCCTGGTGCTTGGGTTGATTTCGGTCAACACCGGCCTCAATCTGCTCGGTTCGCCGCTCTCGTTGAACAATGTCGCCCGCGCCCTGCTCCCCGCTGCGGCCGTACCCGCAACCACCGGCTCCGTCACCGATCTGAGCGCCATCGAATGCGATCCGAAGCTGACCTCGTGCGCGGCGAATGGGGGAGCCAGCACTGAGTCGGGACAGGCCGACACCGAGAATACCATCACCGTGCGTGCGCTCAACGATGGTTATTTCCCGGCTTCGACGCGGGCTAAGGCGGGGCAGCCGGTGCGGCTCGATCTGGTGACCGACAAGACCTATAGCTGTGCGCAGGCGTTTGTGATTCCCGCCCTGCGCATCGAACGCCTGTTGCCCCCTTCAGGTGTGACCAGTATTGATCTGCCGCCGCAGAAGGCCGGCAGCGTCCTGCGTTTCACCTGTTCGATGGGCATGTACGGCGGGCAAATCCGCTTCGAATAG
- a CDS encoding heavy-metal-associated domain-containing protein codes for MVKKVFRVPNMRCSGCAMALEGLEDELDGVKAVNASYHKQTMEVEYDERRLTEARIIAAAKQLGYDALPA; via the coding sequence ATGGTGAAGAAGGTTTTTCGGGTGCCGAATATGCGCTGCAGCGGCTGTGCTATGGCGCTGGAGGGGCTTGAGGATGAGCTGGACGGCGTGAAGGCCGTCAATGCCAGCTACCACAAGCAGACGATGGAAGTGGAGTACGACGAACGCCGGCTGACGGAGGCCAGGATCATCGCCGCGGCCAAACAGCTCGGCTATGATGCCCTTCCGGCGTGA
- a CDS encoding type II toxin-antitoxin system VapC family toxin, whose product MKPPIFIDTGYILALINTADEHHGRAAAAARQIKPPFLTTEAVLTEIGNALSRARWRALGYATIQDLRADPHIEVVPVDAALFERALTLYGDRMDKEWGLTDCLSFVVMQERNMMQVLTTDRHFGQAGFANLLSDLPAYS is encoded by the coding sequence ATGAAGCCTCCGATCTTCATTGACACCGGTTACATCCTGGCATTGATCAACACCGCCGATGAGCACCACGGCCGCGCAGCTGCGGCTGCGCGCCAGATCAAGCCGCCATTCCTCACCACTGAGGCTGTGCTGACGGAGATCGGCAATGCCCTGAGCCGCGCTCGCTGGCGCGCCTTAGGTTACGCGACGATCCAGGATTTGCGCGCCGATCCCCACATTGAAGTCGTGCCTGTGGATGCCGCCCTATTCGAACGTGCCCTTACGTTGTACGGCGATCGCATGGACAAGGAATGGGGTTTGACCGACTGCCTATCCTTCGTCGTGATGCAGGAGCGAAACATGATGCAAGTGTTGACGACCGACCGGCACTTCGGTCAGGCCGGGTTCGCGAACCTGTTGTCGGATCTCCCGGCTTACTCCTGA
- a CDS encoding protein kinase → MPATISKYQIEAELGRGGFAIVYRAFDPALQRRVALKTPHGSLVDSETADRFQREARLAAGLNHPNIITIYEVGDAQGIPYIAMELLEGVTLHEWLRGPRQTPVTALKALVGIGAALDYAHQRGIIHRDVKPGNILMVPGRGAVLTDFGIARALEQTTHSQSGFLGTPAYSAPEQVNGQPITAATDIYAFGVMLYQIVVGRLPFTAAIPAAIAAQHASAAPPDPRQINPGLSSTAATLLLQALAKDPAQRPISAEKFVRDLMAALGGEATAVHTGRSRLLPAALVAIGALVVLLVTWAALQSRPGASPTPTPAIMGNVTQPPDATLPPLVTQIPARTGGSNLFIEYVLDASGSMQEPLGERTKLDMAKEDLGEHMLQQPIDTNLGLRVYGHRIPFADTRASCQDVELIAPVVRGQGERIADWLGSMQAQGMSPIGLALRQAAADFIMAPERDNRLVLISDGKETCGIDPCQEIEALQAQGLNFTVNVIGLNLDDQARTQLSCVAKKSGGVYKDAKTPADLASGLVEGTQPKTPSEPITTPPDDATSAPRITNMPAVITNTPTKPPLPTLTPTPTKAPLTPVVVVTPSVLDLRAGPGSNFPVVGKATGGSALRVISSAFERTKTGQRIWYEVCCATNGAQGWVPGASVSAPPTVIATATRYPLTPTPTRTPTRRPATKTPTLRPPTNTPEPPTNTPEEPTNTPEATQTKEPVETPEQ, encoded by the coding sequence ATGCCAGCAACAATCAGTAAGTATCAGATCGAGGCCGAACTCGGGCGCGGCGGTTTTGCCATTGTCTACCGGGCTTTCGATCCCGCCCTGCAACGCCGCGTGGCACTCAAGACACCCCATGGGTCCCTTGTGGACAGCGAAACGGCCGATCGTTTCCAACGCGAGGCGCGGCTGGCGGCCGGGCTGAACCATCCGAACATTATCACCATCTACGAAGTCGGCGACGCGCAGGGCATACCCTATATCGCCATGGAACTCCTGGAGGGCGTCACGCTGCATGAATGGTTGCGTGGCCCGCGGCAAACGCCTGTCACCGCGCTGAAGGCGTTGGTCGGCATCGGCGCCGCGCTCGATTATGCACATCAGCGCGGTATCATTCACCGCGATGTCAAGCCGGGCAATATCCTGATGGTGCCCGGCCGCGGCGCCGTACTGACAGACTTTGGCATTGCGCGTGCCCTGGAGCAGACCACGCACTCGCAATCTGGCTTCTTGGGCACGCCGGCCTACAGTGCACCAGAGCAAGTCAACGGTCAGCCGATCACCGCAGCCACCGACATCTATGCCTTCGGCGTCATGCTGTATCAAATCGTGGTTGGCCGTTTGCCTTTTACAGCGGCCATACCGGCTGCTATCGCCGCGCAACATGCTTCGGCGGCGCCGCCTGACCCGCGCCAGATCAATCCCGGCTTATCCTCTACGGCGGCCACCCTCCTGCTGCAGGCGCTGGCGAAGGACCCCGCGCAACGTCCGATCAGCGCCGAAAAATTCGTCCGTGATCTGATGGCCGCCCTGGGTGGTGAAGCCACAGCCGTGCATACAGGTAGATCACGCCTGCTGCCGGCGGCGTTGGTTGCCATCGGCGCGCTGGTGGTGCTGTTGGTGACCTGGGCAGCGCTTCAGTCGCGGCCAGGTGCCAGCCCAACACCCACGCCGGCCATCATGGGCAACGTCACACAGCCGCCAGACGCAACCCTCCCTCCTTTGGTTACCCAAATACCGGCGCGCACCGGCGGCAGCAACCTTTTCATTGAGTATGTCTTGGATGCCTCTGGCTCCATGCAGGAACCGCTGGGTGAACGCACCAAGTTAGACATGGCCAAAGAGGACTTGGGCGAACACATGCTCCAGCAGCCGATAGACACCAATCTCGGCCTGCGCGTCTACGGTCATCGCATTCCCTTTGCCGACACTAGGGCCAGCTGCCAGGATGTTGAACTGATTGCTCCCGTGGTTCGTGGACAAGGGGAACGCATTGCCGATTGGCTTGGCTCGATGCAGGCGCAAGGCATGAGCCCGATTGGATTGGCGCTGAGGCAGGCAGCGGCTGACTTTATCATGGCGCCAGAGCGGGATAATCGCCTGGTGTTGATCAGCGATGGCAAGGAAACCTGCGGCATTGATCCCTGCCAGGAAATCGAAGCCCTGCAGGCGCAGGGTCTCAATTTTACCGTCAATGTGATCGGCCTCAACCTGGACGACCAAGCGCGCACACAGTTGAGTTGCGTGGCAAAAAAGAGCGGCGGTGTGTATAAGGATGCCAAGACCCCAGCCGACTTGGCCAGCGGTCTGGTCGAGGGTACGCAGCCGAAGACACCGTCCGAGCCAATCACTACGCCTCCTGACGATGCAACCTCCGCGCCACGGATAACGAATATGCCTGCGGTTATTACGAACACCCCAACCAAACCCCCACTGCCCACGCTGACGCCTACGCCGACTAAGGCGCCTCTTACCCCGGTGGTTGTCGTGACGCCTTCTGTGCTTGACCTGCGCGCCGGGCCGGGCAGCAATTTCCCTGTCGTGGGCAAAGCGACAGGCGGCAGTGCGCTGCGGGTTATCTCCAGTGCATTTGAACGGACCAAGACCGGACAACGCATCTGGTACGAGGTGTGCTGCGCTACGAACGGTGCCCAGGGCTGGGTGCCCGGCGCCTCTGTTTCTGCACCCCCAACCGTGATTGCCACGGCCACGCGTTACCCGCTGACCCCAACCCCAACCCGGACACCGACGCGGCGCCCGGCCACTAAAACACCGACACTGCGTCCGCCAACCAACACGCCGGAACCACCAACGAACACGCCAGAGGAGCCGACCAATACACCGGAGGCGACGCAGACGAAAGAACCAGTCGAGACGCCTGAACAATAG
- a CDS encoding substrate-binding domain-containing protein — protein MNRTRVLFLAIVGFAFLIVLVAAISRNGGGNGGGNGPGTATATTAPLPRGTVRVTLASSNTKKVWLDQVVKGFNAARQKTAAGNAIVVEVSHVTSGASLNAILAGTLQPVAWSPGDPSWVEQANTAWAREHGNRPLASDTCPATIFAPLGFAMWRPMAEALGWPDKPIGWDTMVALAADPDGWASRGRPEWGRFTFGHTHPAYANSGLLSMTTFVYGIAGKQDTLTVADVYAPQVKEAMQLLEQNTAKYGREAPAILDLMARQGTSYLHAAAVPEAEAVRFNVERGAELSFPLAFIFPAAGTIWADHPYCVLDNAPWVTPEQAEAAGIFRSYLLAREQQEMAIDSYLRPLDRSIPLHAPLDLAHGTDPRVSPATIPALPSPNADISAAVIDLFKITKRKATIYVAIDVSGSMSGAKIQSARTATAEFLRRLDPEDRVGALIFGDRVTELQDPQRTGDVGEGLSQRVLSLTSGGSTALYEAVCQASRALEDQRRADRAAGDARLYGVILLSDGRDTAGKVTENQMFATCLPANAETDGIKLFSIAFGSDADKEVLGRMASVTGGRLYTADPASISDVYLSISAEQ, from the coding sequence ATGAACCGAACACGCGTGCTCTTTTTGGCTATTGTGGGCTTTGCTTTCCTGATCGTGCTCGTCGCGGCGATCAGCCGCAACGGCGGGGGCAACGGCGGGGGTAACGGGCCGGGGACTGCGACGGCCACCACCGCGCCGTTGCCCAGGGGCACGGTCCGCGTCACCCTGGCGTCGTCCAACACCAAGAAGGTCTGGCTCGACCAGGTGGTCAAGGGGTTCAACGCCGCGCGGCAGAAGACGGCCGCCGGCAATGCGATCGTGGTGGAGGTCAGCCACGTGACCTCCGGCGCCTCGCTGAACGCGATCCTGGCCGGCACGCTGCAGCCGGTGGCCTGGAGTCCCGGCGACCCATCCTGGGTGGAGCAGGCCAACACGGCGTGGGCGCGCGAGCATGGCAATCGCCCCCTCGCCAGCGACACATGCCCGGCCACCATCTTTGCGCCGCTTGGCTTTGCCATGTGGCGGCCGATGGCCGAGGCGCTCGGTTGGCCGGACAAGCCGATCGGCTGGGATACGATGGTCGCGCTGGCCGCCGATCCTGACGGTTGGGCCAGCCGCGGCCGTCCTGAGTGGGGCCGCTTTACCTTTGGTCATACTCACCCCGCCTATGCCAATTCTGGTCTGCTCTCCATGACCACCTTCGTGTACGGTATTGCCGGCAAGCAGGACACCCTGACCGTAGCCGATGTCTATGCGCCGCAGGTCAAGGAGGCCATGCAGTTGCTGGAACAGAACACGGCCAAGTACGGCCGTGAGGCGCCGGCTATCCTCGATTTGATGGCACGCCAGGGCACCAGCTACCTGCACGCGGCGGCCGTGCCGGAGGCGGAGGCGGTGCGCTTCAATGTGGAGCGCGGCGCCGAGTTGAGCTTTCCACTGGCTTTCATCTTCCCGGCCGCGGGCACCATCTGGGCCGACCATCCCTACTGTGTTCTGGACAACGCGCCCTGGGTCACGCCTGAGCAGGCCGAAGCGGCGGGCATCTTCCGCAGCTATTTACTTGCGCGCGAGCAGCAGGAGATGGCGATTGACAGTTACCTGCGGCCGCTGGATCGCTCCATTCCTCTCCACGCGCCGCTCGATCTGGCGCACGGCACGGACCCCCGCGTCAGCCCGGCCACGATTCCCGCGCTGCCCAGCCCCAACGCCGACATCAGCGCGGCCGTGATTGACCTGTTCAAGATCACCAAGCGCAAGGCCACGATTTATGTGGCGATTGATGTTTCCGGCAGCATGTCCGGCGCCAAGATCCAGTCTGCTCGCACGGCAACGGCCGAATTCCTGCGCCGGCTTGATCCAGAGGATCGGGTGGGCGCCTTGATCTTTGGCGACCGCGTGACTGAACTGCAAGACCCGCAGCGCACGGGCGATGTGGGCGAAGGCCTGTCGCAGCGCGTGCTGAGCCTGACCAGCGGCGGCAGCACGGCGTTGTACGAAGCGGTCTGCCAGGCCAGCAGGGCGTTGGAGGATCAGCGCCGCGCGGATCGCGCCGCGGGCGATGCGCGCTTGTACGGCGTGATCCTGCTGTCCGATGGCAGGGACACCGCCGGCAAAGTGACGGAGAATCAGATGTTTGCAACCTGCCTGCCGGCCAACGCGGAGACGGACGGCATCAAGCTGTTTTCTATCGCGTTTGGGAGCGATGCGGACAAGGAGGTGCTGGGTCGCATGGCCAGCGTGACCGGTGGGCGGCTCTACACGGCCGATCCCGCCTCCATCAGCGATGTTTATCTCTCCATTTCCGCGGAACAGTAG